In bacterium, the following proteins share a genomic window:
- the pilM gene encoding type IV pilus assembly protein PilM gives MLGFGKKTAIGLDISSDSVKLVELMKKGNKIVLLNIGMAKIPKPETLSESKTLKFDQENTIPIISNLLKRCKSRYVVTSVPCGEFVVIKHLKLPVATEKELRESIKFEADEHIPFSAEEVEIDFEIIGEVYENKETLMEVLLVAVKKDIVNQYQEIIKKVGFKTDIISVDTFSLRDTWDFQKGVNDNEVVALIDIGAKTTSINVVEKSKSHFNRVIHLGGNDFTEALARTLRLSLEEAEDLKISKGKVPSPFEDVEVAAMNISVITEDESMLLFSAINSVVNRLMNEIMRSFSYYYTQLKKEGIERIILGGGGAKLLNIDDYLANGLGMPVDKISFFDKLEIDFDQIKKDEVYLQDPIYAVSFGLALRGLNL, from the coding sequence ATGTTAGGATTTGGTAAAAAAACAGCGATTGGGTTAGACATTAGTTCTGACTCGGTAAAGTTAGTAGAATTAATGAAGAAAGGGAATAAGATTGTCCTTTTAAATATTGGCATGGCAAAGATTCCAAAACCAGAAACTCTTTCAGAAAGTAAGACTTTAAAATTTGACCAAGAAAATACTATCCCTATCATTTCTAATCTTCTCAAGAGATGTAAAAGCAGATATGTTGTAACTTCTGTCCCTTGTGGAGAATTTGTGGTCATTAAACACCTCAAATTACCAGTAGCTACAGAAAAAGAATTAAGAGAAAGTATAAAATTTGAAGCAGATGAACATATTCCTTTTTCTGCTGAAGAAGTAGAGATTGATTTTGAAATTATTGGTGAAGTTTACGAAAATAAAGAGACCCTGATGGAAGTCTTGTTAGTGGCAGTGAAAAAAGATATTGTTAATCAGTATCAAGAAATAATAAAGAAGGTTGGTTTTAAGACCGATATAATAAGCGTGGATACTTTTTCTTTAAGAGATACCTGGGATTTTCAAAAAGGTGTTAATGATAATGAAGTTGTAGCTTTAATTGACATCGGGGCAAAGACTACCAGCATCAATGTTGTGGAAAAAAGTAAATCGCATTTTAATCGAGTCATTCACTTGGGAGGTAATGACTTTACTGAAGCTTTAGCCAGAACTCTTCGATTAAGTCTTGAGGAAGCAGAAGACTTGAAGATTTCTAAGGGTAAGGTTCCTTCTCCTTTTGAGGACGTTGAGGTAGCGGCCATGAATATTTCTGTAATTACCGAAGATGAATCTATGCTCTTATTTAGTGCTATTAACTCTGTAGTTAATAGACTGATGAATGAAATTATGCGGTCTTTTTCTTATTACTATACGCAGTTAAAAAAAGAGGGAATAGAAAGAATAATTTTAGGTGGTGGAGGGGCAAAACTTCTTAATATTGATGATTACTTAGCTAATGGGTTAGGAATGCCAGTTGATAAGATTAGTTTTTTTGATAAATTAGAGATTGACTTTGACCAGATCAAGAAAGATGAGGTTTATCTCCAAGATCCAATTTATGCAGTTAGTTTTGGTTTAGCACTAAGAGGGCTAAACTTATGA
- a CDS encoding PilN domain-containing protein has protein sequence MTKINLLINKLIEIRRKRRIVIFVATTAVVILSFMLGIFLEKWWQYQGLRQELTSLEGQFLEIEEVVVQVETLKKEKELMKKRIDIIKALLKTQMLWTRILEEVNQSIPAGLWLRNFGFQEEGKVELKGSSLGNYPIVNLMINLKKFPLFKEVSLKSIEKTSKGKERIQNFHLEFKVGG, from the coding sequence ATGACTAAGATTAATTTATTAATTAATAAGTTAATCGAAATAAGAAGAAAGAGAAGAATTGTTATCTTTGTAGCAACCACAGCCGTAGTCATCTTATCTTTTATGTTAGGCATCTTTTTAGAAAAATGGTGGCAATATCAAGGTTTAAGACAAGAATTAACTTCATTAGAAGGACAATTCTTAGAAATAGAAGAAGTAGTTGTTCAAGTAGAGACATTGAAGAAGGAAAAAGAATTAATGAAGAAGAGAATTGATATTATTAAAGCTCTCCTGAAGACTCAAATGCTTTGGACTCGTATATTAGAAGAGGTTAATCAATCTATTCCGGCGGGTTTATGGCTTAGAAATTTTGGATTTCAAGAAGAAGGTAAGGTGGAATTAAAAGGAAGTTCGTTAGGAAATTATCCCATTGTTAATCTAATGATCAACTTAAAAAAATTTCCTCTTTTCAAGGAAGTAAGTCTAAAGAGTATTGAAAAAACCTCAAAGGGTAAAGAAAGAATTCAAAATTTTCATCTGGAGTTTAAAGTAGGAGGGTAA
- a CDS encoding type 4a pilus biogenesis protein PilO — protein sequence MFNLTKEQQYIVVTITMMVMLGAIFYSYLYSPLSSKTEILKEDLWAKREVLGKNKLIANKMNILKAEHKKLRDELFYIEERLPKEKEMASLLKQVSEIGLMSGVEFTIFKPLEIKKEVYYEIMPIEVNMEGTYHNLGNFLSKIGNLPRIITPHIKEITAFTETIKEETPSGKTSSSPASQESAVKAALEGNSSEEEMATTSKRERKSPYTLTSKLIMEAYIFKEEPKEEKKETSSLISKGSPKEGEEYF from the coding sequence ATGTTTAATCTAACTAAAGAACAACAATATATTGTCGTTACCATTACGATGATGGTTATGTTGGGAGCTATATTTTATAGCTACCTTTATTCTCCTTTATCTTCTAAGACAGAAATCTTAAAAGAAGATCTTTGGGCAAAGAGAGAAGTATTAGGAAAAAACAAACTTATTGCTAATAAGATGAATATCTTAAAAGCAGAACATAAAAAACTAAGAGATGAGTTATTTTACATTGAAGAAAGATTACCCAAAGAAAAAGAGATGGCCAGCTTATTAAAACAAGTGAGTGAGATAGGTCTAATGTCGGGAGTAGAATTTACTATTTTTAAACCCTTAGAGATTAAGAAAGAAGTTTATTATGAAATAATGCCTATTGAAGTAAACATGGAAGGAACTTATCATAATTTAGGAAATTTTTTAAGTAAGATAGGGAATTTACCTCGGATTATTACTCCTCATATCAAGGAAATTACTGCTTTTACCGAAACTATTAAAGAAGAGACCCCATCAGGAAAGACTTCTTCTTCACCAGCTTCTCAGGAATCCGCAGTCAAGGCAGCTTTAGAAGGAAATTCTAGCGAAGAAGAGATGGCTACTACCTCTAAAAGAGAAAGGAAATCCCCTTATACCCTAACTTCAAAATTAATAATGGAGGCCTATATCTTTAAAGAAGAACCTAAAGAAGAGAAGAAAGAAACATCTTCCTTAATTTCCAAAGGGTCCCCTAAGGAGGGGGAAGAATATTTTTAG
- a CDS encoding AMIN domain-containing protein → MKHKYLNYTTFLMLLISLLLLIGVRINAEIKREKEKSTQTPQIPMVEYSLNNIKVVEDKETIKIVLENSHLPQYITFLLSNPPRLVINIINANYQCPERNILVNKDQIICVRSSQFQLTPVKISRVVIDLGKRLKHHLSSRDNNIIVSFKKGELEDLCEISSVELKEEKSWISLNIPAFKGIKYDIHKLSNPDKIVVDLKKAILNLKQQEIKVNQAGVDKIRLSQYQDQPEEIVRVVFDLTKEVSSKVIERDGQLQILVGDVEETKKDQEKFAKEMVTTKQETISLSKEMVRNKVSLLERAEKDKEKLIAEKAEKKVLPQEITEVEKPKEVKVKEIPEVDKKEELTNFKKPTSEVVSKKEETTSPDLISLDFRNADIIDVLRVISHKTEINIVASKNVKGTVTIKLDNVTWRNALSVLLQAYDYNYVEEGEVIRVDTKEKLMKEALMTKVFTLKYAESTKLAASLKDMLTIGVGNISVDTRSNAIIITDNFKVINFLDSVIKELDTKTSQVIIEAKIIEVTLSNEERLGINWDVKPLGVKEDVSGEVGVSLSATVPYKESRGYLNLGTIQKGFNINAQISAMMEEGKLDILSNPRIVALNGQEAKIIVGEEVPYKTTTVGTGGTSTEQVSFKEVGIKLIVTPTINTNNYITLKIHPEVSDVKEWKYEMPIISKRESDSLILVKDKETIVIGGLIKDKKIITDYGVPYLRRIPLLGRLFKSKFTETKKTELLIFITPTIIADK, encoded by the coding sequence TTGAAACACAAATACTTAAATTATACTACATTTTTAATGCTTTTAATTTCTTTGCTTTTGCTAATAGGAGTGAGAATAAACGCCGAGATAAAGAGGGAAAAAGAAAAAAGCACTCAAACACCTCAAATTCCCATGGTGGAATATAGCTTAAATAATATAAAAGTAGTCGAGGATAAAGAGACGATTAAGATAGTTTTAGAAAATTCTCACCTTCCTCAATATATTACCTTTCTTCTTTCTAATCCTCCTCGTTTGGTGATTAATATAATTAATGCTAATTATCAATGTCCGGAGAGAAATATCTTAGTAAATAAAGACCAGATTATTTGTGTTCGTTCTTCTCAATTTCAACTAACACCAGTTAAGATTTCAAGAGTGGTTATTGATTTAGGGAAAAGATTAAAGCATCATCTTTCGAGCAGAGACAATAATATCATTGTCTCTTTTAAGAAAGGGGAGTTAGAAGATCTTTGTGAAATAAGTTCGGTGGAACTTAAAGAAGAGAAAAGTTGGATTTCTTTAAATATACCTGCTTTTAAGGGGATAAAATATGATATTCATAAGTTATCTAATCCAGATAAGATTGTCGTGGATTTAAAAAAAGCTATCTTAAATTTAAAACAACAAGAGATTAAGGTTAATCAGGCAGGTGTTGATAAAATTCGCCTTTCTCAATATCAAGATCAACCAGAAGAAATTGTCCGGGTGGTATTTGATTTAACAAAAGAAGTTTCGTCTAAAGTTATAGAAAGAGATGGTCAGCTTCAAATTTTAGTAGGAGATGTAGAAGAAACTAAGAAAGACCAAGAGAAGTTTGCAAAAGAAATGGTAACAACCAAACAAGAGACAATTTCTTTATCAAAAGAAATGGTGAGAAATAAAGTTTCTCTATTGGAAAGAGCTGAAAAAGATAAAGAAAAACTAATAGCAGAAAAAGCAGAAAAAAAGGTATTACCTCAAGAAATAACTGAGGTAGAAAAACCAAAAGAAGTAAAAGTTAAAGAAATACCCGAAGTTGACAAGAAAGAAGAATTAACTAATTTTAAAAAACCAACCAGTGAAGTAGTAAGCAAAAAAGAAGAAACAACTTCTCCTGATTTAATCTCTTTAGATTTTAGGAATGCTGATATTATTGATGTGCTAAGAGTTATCTCCCATAAAACAGAAATTAATATTGTGGCTAGTAAGAATGTTAAAGGCACGGTGACTATTAAGTTAGATAATGTTACTTGGAGAAATGCCTTGTCAGTTCTTTTGCAAGCCTATGATTATAACTATGTAGAAGAAGGTGAAGTCATTAGAGTAGATACCAAAGAAAAACTTATGAAAGAAGCCTTAATGACTAAAGTATTTACCCTTAAATATGCTGAGTCAACTAAATTAGCTGCTTCTTTAAAAGATATGCTAACCATAGGAGTGGGGAATATAAGTGTTGATACTCGATCCAATGCGATTATTATTACTGATAACTTTAAAGTAATTAATTTTTTAGATAGTGTCATTAAGGAACTTGACACCAAGACTTCTCAAGTAATTATCGAAGCTAAAATTATAGAAGTTACTCTTTCTAATGAAGAAAGATTAGGCATTAATTGGGATGTTAAACCTTTAGGAGTCAAAGAAGATGTTTCCGGTGAGGTGGGAGTAAGTCTCTCGGCAACTGTTCCTTATAAAGAATCAAGAGGTTATCTTAATTTAGGGACTATCCAGAAAGGATTTAATATCAATGCTCAAATTTCAGCCATGATGGAAGAAGGAAAATTAGATATCTTATCTAATCCTCGGATTGTAGCTTTAAATGGCCAAGAAGCTAAAATTATCGTAGGAGAGGAAGTTCCTTATAAAACTACCACCGTGGGCACAGGGGGTACTTCTACGGAACAAGTTTCTTTTAAAGAAGTAGGTATCAAGTTAATAGTTACTCCAACCATTAATACTAATAATTATATTACTTTAAAGATTCACCCTGAGGTTTCGGATGTCAAAGAGTGGAAATATGAGATGCCTATTATTTCTAAAAGAGAGAGTGATTCTTTAATCTTAGTTAAGGATAAAGAGACTATTGTCATCGGAGGGTTAATAAAAGATAAAAAGATTATTACTGATTACGGTGTCCCTTATTTAAGAAGAATCCCTCTTCTCGGTCGACTCTTTAAAAGTAAGTTTACAGAAACAAAGAAGACAGAATTATTGATATTCATTACACCTACGATAATAGCTGATAAATGA
- a CDS encoding uracil-DNA glycosylase translates to MIVENSSPEFIQIIRLFKQHLEDIMASQGDILINSKMTCEEENLDETRRGIAGCAKCELFQHRTNIVFGKGNEKAKLLIIGEAPGHEEDIQGEPFVGRAGQLLTRMLKAINIERAEVYITNIVKCRPPNNRNPLPEEIKNCKPYLHKQLEIINPKIILTLGNFAAQALLNTTTGISKLRGKFYLYGQIKLLSIFHPAAILRNPNLKKATWEDLKLLRDEYDQT, encoded by the coding sequence ATGATAGTAGAAAATTCCTCTCCTGAGTTTATTCAAATTATAAGATTATTTAAGCAACATCTAGAAGATATTATGGCTTCCCAGGGAGATATCTTAATAAATAGCAAGATGACCTGCGAAGAGGAGAATTTGGATGAAACAAGAAGAGGAATTGCCGGTTGTGCTAAATGTGAGCTATTTCAGCACCGAACCAATATTGTTTTTGGAAAAGGCAATGAAAAAGCAAAGCTTTTAATCATTGGGGAAGCACCTGGACATGAGGAAGATATTCAAGGGGAACCTTTTGTAGGCAGAGCAGGGCAGCTTTTAACTCGGATGTTAAAAGCTATTAATATTGAAAGAGCTGAAGTTTATATCACTAATATCGTTAAATGTCGGCCTCCTAATAATCGCAATCCACTGCCTGAAGAAATTAAAAACTGTAAACCATATTTACATAAACAGTTAGAGATTATTAATCCCAAGATTATCTTAACTTTGGGTAATTTTGCTGCTCAGGCTTTACTTAATACCACTACTGGGATAAGTAAATTACGAGGTAAGTTTTATCTTTACGGCCAGATAAAACTACTTTCTATCTTTCATCCGGCCGCTATCTTAAGAAATCCTAATTTAAAAAAAGCTACCTGGGAAGATCTTAAACTCTTAAGAGATGAGTATGACCAAACTTAA